A window of Cryomorphaceae bacterium genomic DNA:
CGCCTTGCGGATGTCGGTAGCGAGTAGGTCGCCCGAAATGCCCTGCTCCATAGCATGGGCGGCATCACTCAGGGCATTGGATGCATTTTTCAGGGCCTCGTAATGACGGGCGTTGGTTACCACGAGCGAGCCCGTGTCGTGCTGATCTGCAAACGCGCACAGGGCATCTTTGAGTTCATCGAGTTGTTGCTTCTCGCGCGCTGAGATGGAGATGACAGGGTAGGTTTCGTACATTTTTAACCCTTCGAGGTTCGGAGCAGCGCGGTCGGTTTTGTTCACAATTACAATGACCTGCTGGTTTCCGGCTTCGGTGGCACGGCGGATTTCATCCCACTCGTGCTGAAGTTGTTCTGTATCTCTCCGCACCGAATCAATCATGTAAAGTACTACAGACGCAGAAGCTATTTTTTCAAAAGTGCGCACAATGCCCAGCTTTTCTACGTGGTCGGTGGCTTCGCGAATGCCGGCGGTATCAATAAACCGAAACACCAGTCCGTTCATCTGAATTTCATCTTCTACGGTATCGCGGGTAGTACCCGGAATTTCAGATACGATGGCTCGCTCTTCGTTCAGCAAAGCATTGAGCAAAGTGGATTTACCCACATTCGGTTCGCCCACAATCGCTACCGGAATACCGTTTTTGATGACATTTCCCAGCGCAAAGGAATCCATCAGATTGCGAATGAGGGATTGAATTTCAGAGAGCAGCGCACTTAACTGCGAGCGGTCGGCAAATTCCACGTCTTCCTCGCTGAAATCCAGTTCAAGCTCAATCAGCGATGCAAAGTCAATCAGTTGTTCGCGCAAGCGGTTGATTTCAATGCTAAATCCTCCGCGCATCTGCTGCATGGCCAGTTTGTGCGCGCCTGCCGATTCGGAGGCTATCAGGTCGGCCACCGCTTCTGCCTGGCTCAGGTCCATTTTTCCGTTGAGGTAGGCCCGCAGGGTAAACTCGCCGGGCTCGGCCAAACGGGCACCGCTGTTTAACAAAACCTGCAAAATACGCTGCCTGATGTAGGGCGAACCGTGGCAGGAAAGCTCAACCGTGTCTTGACCGGTGTAAGATGCCGGAGCGCGAAAAAGGGTAAGAACGACGTCATCAATCAACTCATCTTCGTGCTGAAAAGTGCCGTAAAAAACGGCAGGAGCCGGTTTTGAGCTTAGTGCTTTGGAAAAGTGGGCTTGAACCACATCCACCGCCTTCGGGCCTGTCATACGGATAACGGCCAGCGCGCCTACGCCGGGTGGAGTAGAGAGGGCGCAGATGGTATCGTCGGGACTGTGTTGTTGCATCGCGGTAAAGTTAGCCAATGCACAAGAACCAGAGCATTGCACCGATTATGGTTTTGCCCGAAGGCATCAGGCTTAACAAACGATGTGAAAGCACATAAAATTTGGGTTGGATAAGACCTGTCAAAACCCTAATTTTGGCCGCCAAATAATGAAACGATGAGTGTACTCGTAAACAAGAATTCCAAGGTTATTGTGCAAGGCTTTACCGGAGGTGAAGGAACTTTTCACGCCGGACAGATGATAGAATACGGAACCAACGTAGTGGGGGGAGTTACCCCCGGAAAAGGAGGCCAGGAGCACCTGGGCCGCCCGGTTTTCAACACCGTTTCGGATGCCGTGAAAGCCACTGGAGCAGATGTTTCAATTCTTTTTGTGCCACCTGCATTTGCCGCCGATGCCATCATGGAGGCAGCCGACGCCGGAATCAAAGTAATTGTAACCATTACCGAGGGAATTCCTGTGAATGACATGGTAAAGGTAAAACGCTACATTGACGATAAAGACTGTACCATGATTGGCCCCAACTGCCCGGGCGTAATCACGGCCGGCGAAGCCAAGGTGGGCATTATGCCGGGCTTCGTATTCAAAGCCGGCAATGTGGGCATTGTTTCCAAGTCAGGAACATTAACCTACGAGGCAGCCGACCAGGTGGTAAAAGCTGGCATGGGTATTACCACAGCCATTGGTATTGGTGGAGACCCCATCATCGGAACCACCACGCTTGAGGCCATTCAGCTTTTTATGAACGACCCAGCTACTGAAGGTATCGTGATGATTGGCGAAATTGGTGGTGAGCTGGAAGCCCGTGCTGCAAAGTGGATCAAAGACAACGGAACCAAACCGGTGGTGGGTTTCATTGCCGGTGAAACGGCGCCGAAAGGCCGCACCATGGGCCACGCCGGAGCCATTGTGAGCGGTGAGCACGAGTCCGCTTCTGCCAAAAAGAAAATCATGCGCGAGTGCGGTATCCATGTAGTGGATTCTCCCGCTGAGATCGGCAAGAAAATGGCCGAAGTTCTTGGCGTAACGGCTTAATCAGAAAAACAGAAAATATGAATCCCGATGCCATGGTGTGTCGGGATTTTTTTGTGAAACCCTGCCAAATGAAAGGGCGCTTTCTTCGAGCGGATTCCGTAACTTTGGAATCCCGTATCGTTGCGGGGTTTGACAAATGAGTAACCCCAGGGCAACTCAATGCTGTGGGTGGTGATTCCAAAGGCTGAAGGAGGTTTTCCTCATGATGGATTTTAAGAGTTTGCACACAACCAACAGACTGCTGATGATTATCGCGGTGCCCGTGGTATTTTACATCCTGAAGTTGCTGTCTTTCATATTTGTGCCTCTACTTCTGGCTGTTTTCATATCACTGATATTTATGCCGATGGCAAGGGGTTTGGCGAGAAGAAACGTGCCTCATGTGCTCTCGCTCCTGTTGGTATTGATCATCATCACAGCCACCATTTTTGTGAGCATAAAAGTGGTTCAGCTTTCAGGACAGGAGATTGTGGCCGGCAAGAGCGAGTTCTACCAGAATCTCGATCAAAAGGTTGGTAGCTTTATTGTGCCATATGCACGCATGCTCGGTATCAGCGCAGATACCTATGACAGCGCCATCAAAAGTATCCTCACTGATCCGCG
This region includes:
- the sucD gene encoding succinate--CoA ligase subunit alpha — encoded protein: MSVLVNKNSKVIVQGFTGGEGTFHAGQMIEYGTNVVGGVTPGKGGQEHLGRPVFNTVSDAVKATGADVSILFVPPAFAADAIMEAADAGIKVIVTITEGIPVNDMVKVKRYIDDKDCTMIGPNCPGVITAGEAKVGIMPGFVFKAGNVGIVSKSGTLTYEAADQVVKAGMGITTAIGIGGDPIIGTTTLEAIQLFMNDPATEGIVMIGEIGGELEARAAKWIKDNGTKPVVGFIAGETAPKGRTMGHAGAIVSGEHESASAKKKIMRECGIHVVDSPAEIGKKMAEVLGVTA
- the mnmE gene encoding tRNA uridine-5-carboxymethylaminomethyl(34) synthesis GTPase MnmE, with the protein product MQQHSPDDTICALSTPPGVGALAVIRMTGPKAVDVVQAHFSKALSSKPAPAVFYGTFQHEDELIDDVVLTLFRAPASYTGQDTVELSCHGSPYIRQRILQVLLNSGARLAEPGEFTLRAYLNGKMDLSQAEAVADLIASESAGAHKLAMQQMRGGFSIEINRLREQLIDFASLIELELDFSEEDVEFADRSQLSALLSEIQSLIRNLMDSFALGNVIKNGIPVAIVGEPNVGKSTLLNALLNEERAIVSEIPGTTRDTVEDEIQMNGLVFRFIDTAGIREATDHVEKLGIVRTFEKIASASVVLYMIDSVRRDTEQLQHEWDEIRRATEAGNQQVIVIVNKTDRAAPNLEGLKMYETYPVISISAREKQQLDELKDALCAFADQHDTGSLVVTNARHYEALKNASNALSDAAHAMEQGISGDLLATDIRKALHHLGEITGQISTDDLLGNIFSRFCIGK